From the genome of Nicotiana sylvestris chromosome 2, ASM39365v2, whole genome shotgun sequence, one region includes:
- the LOC138883774 gene encoding zinc finger BED domain-containing protein RICESLEEPER 2-like yields MKLDLKKHNKGEGIDSKIELDKYLGEDVEEDFENFKILGWWKLNSPRFPALAEMARDVLAIPISSVASESAFSTGGRILDPFRSSLTPRLVQALVCVQDWLRNESTTLVKIEEDLDNLEQLESVLQNLKACQESGLSAMAIEVGTWNSFV; encoded by the exons ATGAAGTTAGATTTAAAGAAGCATAACAAGGGTGAAGGAATTGATTCTAAAATAGAGTTAGATAAATATTTGGGTGAAGATGTTGAGGAAgactttgaaaattttaaaattctgGGGTGGTGGAAGTTGAATTCACCCAGATTTCCCGCACTTGCTGAGATGGCACGTGATGTGCTAGCCATTCCTATTTCTAGTGTTGCCTCAGAATCAGCCTTTAGTACCGGTGGACGCATACTTGATccatttaggagttcattgacaCCTAGATTGGTTCAAGCTCTTGTGTGTGTCCAAGATTGGCTTCGAAACGAATCAACAACTCTggttaaaattgaagaagatttagataaTCTTGAACAACTTGAATCGG TGTTGCAGAACTTGAAAGCGTGCCAGGAATCAGGATTGAGTGCGATGGCCATAGAAGTTGGAACTTGGAACTCTTTTGTGTAG